One Desulfobulbus oligotrophicus DNA segment encodes these proteins:
- the prmC gene encoding peptide chain release factor N(5)-glutamine methyltransferase: MSRLDVLLSEAVDALARAGIDQPEIDARLLLQHVTDQTRSQLVLHGHECADEETVAHYRTIIQQRAQRIPLQYLIGFQEFWSLDFKVTSAVLIPRPETEFLLEQVVRIYADKGVCRALDLCTGSGVIAIVLAKELGCSVTATDISTAALEIAAFNCKKHDVTHQVQLICSDLFTAMHCGRPFDLIVSNPPYIAEEEMDRLQPEVRHGEPYLALSGGVGGLQCLERIAAEAVCFLRPGGRLFVEIGADQKEAVMRMFCANTSHYEEVKVLNDWADRPRVLQARRKT; the protein is encoded by the coding sequence TTGAGCCGGCTTGATGTTTTGCTGTCAGAAGCTGTTGATGCGCTGGCCCGGGCAGGTATCGACCAACCGGAGATCGACGCTCGTCTGCTGTTGCAACATGTAACAGATCAGACCAGAAGTCAGTTGGTGTTGCATGGGCATGAGTGTGCGGATGAGGAGACAGTTGCTCATTATCGGACAATCATTCAACAGCGGGCACAACGAATCCCCCTGCAGTATTTGATCGGCTTTCAAGAGTTCTGGTCGCTGGATTTCAAGGTGACCTCGGCCGTTCTTATTCCCCGCCCTGAAACCGAATTTTTACTCGAACAGGTTGTACGAATATATGCAGACAAAGGTGTCTGCCGTGCTTTGGACCTGTGTACGGGAAGCGGGGTGATTGCGATTGTTCTGGCCAAAGAGTTGGGGTGTTCTGTGACTGCGACTGATATCTCCACCGCTGCTCTTGAAATAGCTGCCTTCAACTGCAAAAAACATGACGTTACACACCAGGTTCAACTTATCTGCAGTGATCTGTTCACAGCAATGCATTGCGGACGTCCGTTTGATCTGATTGTGAGTAATCCTCCTTATATTGCAGAGGAGGAAATGGACAGACTGCAACCTGAAGTGCGTCATGGTGAGCCGTATCTGGCACTGTCCGGTGGCGTCGGCGGCCTGCAATGTCTTGAACGCATTGCTGCTGAAGCTGTCTGTTTTTTACGTCCGGGAGGGCGGTTGTTTGTGGAGATCGGTGCTGATCAGAAAGAAGCCGTGATGAGGATGTTCTGTGCGAACACGTCTCACTACGAAGAGGTGAAAGTGCTCAATGACTGGGCCGATCGTCCGCGAGTCCTTCAGGCCCGTCGGAAAACCTGA
- the prfA gene encoding peptide chain release factor 1: MFENLHDINDKLGELESRLADPVLVNDQRRYREVVREHAQIAKIAELYATYTAVCEEIDSNQELIRTEQNDPDLVDLAKAELEELALKQTELENAIRLRLLPKDPNDEKNIFLEIRAGTGGDEAALFAADLFRMYSRYAEIHGWKVEVMSSNPIGIGGFKEIIALISGQHVYSRLKYESGVHRVQRVPDTEAQGRIHTSAVTVAIIPEAEEVDLHIEPNELKFDVYRSSGPGGQSVNTTDSAVRVTHLPTGLVVTCQDEKSQHKNKAKAVQVLRARLLDHLERERHDRMSEERKNQIGTGDRSERIRTYNFPQGRVTDHRINLTMYRLDHVMAGALDDIIIPITTHYQAERLKSTN; this comes from the coding sequence ATGTTTGAAAATCTGCATGACATCAACGATAAGTTGGGAGAGTTAGAGAGCAGGCTTGCCGATCCTGTGCTGGTGAATGATCAGCGCAGGTACCGTGAAGTTGTCCGTGAACATGCCCAAATCGCAAAGATTGCTGAGCTGTATGCGACCTATACTGCCGTTTGTGAGGAGATCGACAGCAACCAGGAGTTGATCCGTACAGAGCAGAATGACCCTGATCTCGTCGATCTGGCCAAGGCGGAACTTGAAGAACTGGCACTTAAGCAGACGGAACTGGAAAATGCAATTCGCCTCCGTCTGCTGCCTAAAGATCCGAATGATGAGAAGAATATTTTTCTTGAGATCAGGGCCGGTACCGGTGGTGACGAAGCGGCTCTTTTTGCTGCCGATCTTTTTCGTATGTACAGCCGGTATGCTGAAATCCATGGATGGAAGGTAGAGGTGATGAGTTCCAACCCCATTGGTATTGGCGGGTTTAAGGAAATTATTGCTCTCATCAGTGGGCAGCATGTGTATTCCCGTCTCAAATACGAGTCCGGTGTCCATCGGGTGCAGCGTGTTCCTGATACCGAGGCACAGGGGCGAATTCATACCTCAGCGGTTACAGTCGCCATCATTCCGGAAGCAGAGGAAGTTGACCTGCATATCGAACCCAATGAGCTCAAATTTGATGTTTACCGCTCTTCGGGACCAGGGGGGCAATCCGTTAATACCACCGATTCTGCAGTTCGGGTGACACACCTGCCGACGGGATTAGTGGTCACCTGCCAGGATGAGAAGTCGCAACATAAAAACAAGGCGAAGGCTGTGCAGGTTTTACGTGCACGTCTCCTTGATCATCTGGAAAGAGAACGACATGATCGCATGTCTGAGGAGCGAAAAAATCAGATCGGCACCGGCGATCGGAGTGAGCGGATTCGCACCTATAATTTTCCGCAGGGCCGGGTAACGGATCATCGGATCAATTTAACGATGTACCGATTAGATCATGTTATGGCAGGTGCGCTTGATGATATTATCATACCGATCACCACGCATTACCAGGCCGAGAGATTGAAATCTACCAATTGA
- the rpmE gene encoding 50S ribosomal protein L31: protein MKPDIHPAYHKITAVCACGNEFEFGSVQNEMRVEICSACHPFYTGKQKLVDTAGRIEKFKKKYAGYQENKKK, encoded by the coding sequence ATGAAACCTGATATTCATCCTGCCTATCATAAAATTACAGCTGTCTGTGCTTGCGGCAATGAATTTGAATTTGGGTCTGTTCAGAATGAAATGCGAGTGGAAATCTGTTCGGCCTGCCACCCCTTTTACACAGGCAAACAAAAACTTGTTGATACAGCCGGCCGTATTGAGAAATTTAAGAAAAAATACGCTGGTTACCAGGAAAACAAGAAAAAGTAA